Proteins encoded by one window of Armatimonadota bacterium:
- a CDS encoding tetratricopeptide repeat protein → MKPLGVALALALACALCQAVPGVLIAQIPIEKAARADIFKRVFNRAPGRDWEPGLLDLPSVNMLANEIHQEGRVFAVVWALSDPMIRAAIEEGKIKEVAQNPSLNLLQDARNKLRCDYVLLVTAWREGEVVLASARLLNGRREIWRDDRQMTGAVGGQFNGEMVAESLARTWSQLLNGSAFKDLPPKLTVRQPDAEPGVKPPDGDKPNVKPAPNNQVIQDAMKLLAGGKGPQAIDMLRDAVDAEPLNVERRQALIQVCAQLGRHLEAAHEARRAALLFPERPELHVLAARAWLGAGKPDEALTELNEAVAHDPDAFETRLLLGELQLKQLRFSFAIEHFSKALDKSPNSEAFWQRGLAKMFEGNGSGGKADWEAAAQADPTPSETAMLARYRLASGIFPIFIEGLGSEIRIQLPLAKSNPKDSAVKLAVADIERRAVAALGVWEALTAPAANQRSHDRFGLALKLLRQSTSELTTLLQTASEDDMAQASITLGEALRQLKDARKALEAEQTAP, encoded by the coding sequence GTGAAACCGTTAGGCGTCGCCCTGGCTCTCGCCCTGGCTTGCGCACTCTGCCAGGCCGTTCCGGGTGTGCTCATCGCCCAGATTCCCATCGAGAAGGCGGCCCGGGCGGACATCTTCAAGCGCGTCTTCAACCGCGCGCCCGGCCGAGACTGGGAACCCGGGTTGCTCGACCTGCCGAGCGTGAATATGCTGGCGAACGAGATCCACCAGGAAGGGCGAGTCTTTGCGGTGGTTTGGGCCCTCAGCGACCCCATGATCCGCGCGGCGATCGAGGAGGGCAAGATCAAAGAGGTTGCCCAAAATCCGTCCTTGAATCTGCTCCAAGACGCGCGCAACAAGCTTCGCTGCGATTACGTATTGCTCGTGACGGCGTGGCGTGAAGGCGAAGTGGTCCTCGCGTCCGCCAGGCTTCTGAACGGGAGACGGGAGATTTGGCGGGACGACCGGCAGATGACCGGCGCGGTGGGTGGCCAGTTCAACGGGGAGATGGTGGCGGAATCCCTCGCGCGGACCTGGAGCCAGCTCCTGAACGGCTCTGCCTTCAAAGACCTCCCACCCAAACTGACGGTGCGCCAGCCCGATGCCGAGCCGGGTGTGAAGCCGCCAGACGGAGACAAACCCAACGTCAAGCCGGCGCCCAACAACCAGGTGATTCAGGACGCCATGAAGCTGCTCGCCGGCGGCAAAGGGCCGCAAGCGATCGACATGCTGCGCGACGCGGTCGACGCGGAGCCTTTGAACGTCGAACGCAGGCAGGCGCTGATCCAGGTATGCGCGCAACTTGGGCGCCACCTCGAAGCCGCCCATGAAGCGCGGCGGGCGGCCCTGCTCTTTCCCGAAAGACCCGAACTCCACGTCCTTGCTGCCAGAGCCTGGCTGGGTGCAGGAAAGCCGGACGAAGCGCTAACGGAACTCAATGAGGCCGTCGCCCACGACCCGGACGCCTTTGAAACGCGGCTTCTTCTGGGAGAACTCCAGCTCAAGCAGCTCCGCTTCTCGTTCGCGATCGAACACTTCAGCAAGGCGCTCGACAAGAGCCCCAATTCGGAGGCCTTTTGGCAGCGCGGGCTGGCCAAGATGTTCGAGGGCAACGGCTCAGGGGGAAAGGCCGATTGGGAGGCCGCGGCCCAGGCCGACCCCACCCCCTCGGAGACGGCGATGCTCGCCCGTTATCGGCTGGCTTCCGGCATCTTCCCCATTTTCATCGAGGGCCTTGGATCTGAAATCCGGATTCAGCTTCCCCTCGCCAAGTCCAATCCCAAAGATTCCGCCGTCAAACTCGCGGTGGCCGACATCGAGCGCCGGGCAGTGGCAGCGCTCGGAGTCTGGGAGGCCCTGACGGCCCCGGCTGCTAACCAGCGTTCGCACGATCGGTTCGGATTGGCACTGAAGTTGCTGCGTCAATCAACAAGCGAGCTGACAACGCTTCTGCAAACCGCGTCCGAGGATGACATGGCTCAAGCCTCGATCACGCTGGGAGAAGCGTTGCGGCAGTTGAAGGACGCGCGCAAGGCCCTCGAAGCCGAGCAGACCGCCCCATAG
- a CDS encoding flagellar brake domain-containing protein has translation MSGITTTVLELAGLFAASALAAYAFHRLTGQKKRRLVLGNQSLLRITTGESTYRSRIIAETPKGWLIASPLQRDAYIPLRVDEALLVQAPQGGGIVRFRSIILARQIETHYLEIERPESWQRVERRNARRSTALEGAKIEVEGRAADLVDLSEHGAKALADDRFARGERVAVQMPWPQYPIAAWVLDVHPDPMGRPRSELRLCFEESIDLDRVTAALAGSSSRSA, from the coding sequence ATGAGCGGCATAACAACCACGGTTTTGGAACTTGCGGGGCTCTTTGCAGCCTCCGCCCTCGCCGCCTACGCTTTTCACCGACTTACCGGCCAGAAGAAGCGGCGTCTGGTCTTAGGCAATCAGAGCCTGCTCCGGATCACCACGGGCGAAAGCACCTATCGTTCGCGAATCATCGCCGAAACACCCAAGGGCTGGCTCATCGCCTCGCCGCTCCAAAGGGACGCCTATATCCCCTTGCGCGTCGACGAGGCTCTGCTCGTGCAGGCGCCCCAGGGCGGAGGGATCGTCCGGTTTCGGAGCATCATCCTCGCCCGACAGATCGAGACCCATTACCTGGAGATCGAGCGGCCGGAGAGTTGGCAGCGGGTGGAGCGCAGGAACGCGCGGAGATCGACTGCTCTCGAGGGGGCCAAGATCGAAGTCGAAGGGCGCGCGGCCGACCTGGTCGACCTTTCGGAACATGGCGCGAAGGCCCTTGCGGACGACCGATTCGCCCGAGGCGAGCGCGTGGCGGTTCAGATGCCTTGGCCTCAGTACCCGATTGCCGCATGGGTCCTAGACGTCCACCCCGACCCCATGGGCAGGCCGCGCAGCGAATTGCGCCTGTGCTTTGAAGAGTCGATCGATCTGGACCGGGTGACGGCCGCACTTGCCGGAAGCTCTAGCCGTAGCGCCTGA